Proteins from a genomic interval of Phaeobacter piscinae:
- a CDS encoding helix-turn-helix domain-containing protein → MDVSGTRKSGTNKRSRKKDNPEQLGHAIRRRRKAMGMTMVQVAEETELTPGFISQVERGISTPSLSSLLSIAASLQTTVEQLLSVEEEFREYIHKDNRQTYALGVNGRLYEKLGPGFSGALCYPSIIHRPPGHVSEKMCHEGEVFCYLISGQLEYHLGDAVHIMSPGDTVHHDCSKPHYSIVLSEEEAVELWVSTMPMKSASP, encoded by the coding sequence ATGGACGTCTCAGGCACGCGCAAATCAGGCACCAACAAAAGAAGCCGGAAGAAAGACAACCCTGAACAGTTGGGCCATGCCATCCGCCGTCGTCGCAAGGCGATGGGAATGACAATGGTGCAGGTTGCCGAGGAAACCGAGCTGACGCCCGGCTTCATCTCACAGGTGGAACGTGGCATCAGCACGCCGTCGTTGTCGTCTCTGTTGTCGATTGCCGCCTCTCTGCAGACCACTGTGGAGCAACTGCTGAGTGTTGAGGAAGAATTCCGCGAATATATTCATAAGGATAATCGGCAAACCTACGCGTTGGGCGTGAACGGCAGGCTTTACGAGAAACTGGGGCCGGGGTTCTCAGGCGCGCTGTGCTATCCTTCGATCATTCATCGACCTCCCGGCCATGTGTCAGAAAAAATGTGCCATGAGGGGGAGGTGTTCTGCTATCTGATTTCGGGACAGCTCGAATATCATCTGGGCGACGCCGTGCATATCATGTCACCGGGGGATACTGTCCATCATGATTGCTCAAAACCACATTATTCGATTGTGTTGAGCGAGGAAGAGGCTGTCGAACTCTGGGTCAGCACCATGCCGATGAAAAGCGCGTCGCCCTGA
- a CDS encoding trans-3-hydroxy-L-proline dehydratase: MRSTKTVHVISAHAEGEVGDVIVGGVAPPPGATLWEQRSFIAEDQTLRNFVLNEPRGGVFRHVNLLVPPKHPDADMGFIIMEPEFTPPMSGSNSICVATVLLDSGILPMQEPETHLTLEAPGGLVRVRAECRDGKAQRIYVQNVPSFAGEIGVPLNVPGIGTLHVDTAYGGDSFVVVQAADLELEICETNAKTLAQTGSRILAAANEQLGFAHPTNPEWAHISFCAFCGPLTPTATGLRSRSAVTIQPGKVDRSPTGTAVSARMALMLAKGQMTAEQDFEAISIIGSSFKGRIAAQTTVGDLAAIIPEISGRGWITGTHQHMLDPDDPWPTGYRLSDTWGA, from the coding sequence ATGCGCAGCACCAAGACCGTACATGTAATTTCAGCTCATGCCGAGGGGGAAGTGGGCGATGTCATCGTTGGCGGAGTTGCCCCGCCGCCCGGCGCCACCCTCTGGGAGCAGCGCTCTTTCATCGCAGAGGATCAGACCTTGCGGAATTTCGTGCTCAATGAACCGCGCGGCGGTGTGTTTCGGCATGTGAACCTTCTCGTGCCACCGAAACATCCGGATGCCGATATGGGTTTCATCATCATGGAACCCGAGTTCACGCCGCCCATGTCGGGGTCAAATTCGATCTGCGTTGCCACCGTCCTGCTGGACAGTGGCATCCTGCCAATGCAGGAGCCGGAGACCCATCTCACGCTGGAGGCGCCCGGTGGGTTGGTCCGCGTCCGCGCCGAATGCAGGGACGGCAAGGCGCAGCGCATCTATGTTCAAAATGTCCCCAGCTTTGCTGGCGAAATCGGCGTTCCGTTGAATGTACCCGGGATCGGAACGCTGCATGTAGATACCGCCTATGGCGGCGACAGTTTTGTGGTGGTTCAGGCTGCGGATCTGGAGCTTGAGATCTGCGAGACAAACGCCAAAACGCTGGCCCAGACCGGCAGCCGCATCCTTGCGGCAGCCAATGAGCAGCTGGGGTTTGCCCATCCCACCAACCCGGAGTGGGCACATATTTCTTTCTGCGCATTCTGCGGACCACTCACACCGACAGCAACCGGCCTGCGCAGTCGCTCGGCCGTGACGATCCAACCCGGTAAGGTTGATCGTTCTCCGACCGGTACCGCTGTATCAGCGCGGATGGCTCTTATGCTGGCCAAGGGGCAGATGACCGCAGAACAGGACTTCGAGGCAATCTCCATCATCGGCTCAAGCTTTAAGGGCCGCATCGCGGCGCAAACCACCGTGGGTGACCTCGCCGCAATCATACCCGAAATCAGTGGGCGGGGGTGGATCACCGGCACCCATCAACACATGCTCGACCCTGACGATCCTTGGCCAACAGGCTATCGCCTGAGTGACACCTGGGGGGCGTGA
- a CDS encoding ABC transporter permease: MATIQYILKRLALMAVTFFLVMIIIFLLVRLLPGDPAIAIAGDRASDADLAAIRERLGLNQPLVVQFWQFLSNTVQGDLGRSILMRAPVLDVIASRLPTTLFLTTYAVALSVLIAGPLAFVAALNRGRWPDAVIRTVFQVGLSMPVFYIGLILLTFLAAQLRWFPVGGYGDSFAERLYHLFLPSVAVALYTSAIIMRNLRSAIVEVVDAEYVEFARAKGLSAWQILGRHVLRNALISTVTLLGLSIGNLMSGTLVTETVFAVPGVGRLMLEAIFARDYPLIQGLTLTFAVLVSIVFLLTDLIQSALDPRMRLT; the protein is encoded by the coding sequence ATGGCCACTATTCAGTATATTCTCAAGCGCCTGGCACTGATGGCGGTGACCTTCTTTTTGGTCATGATCATCATCTTTTTGCTGGTGCGCCTGTTGCCGGGGGATCCGGCTATCGCCATTGCAGGGGATCGTGCGTCCGACGCTGATCTGGCTGCCATTCGCGAACGATTGGGGCTGAACCAACCCTTGGTGGTCCAGTTCTGGCAGTTCCTGTCCAACACCGTTCAGGGGGATCTGGGACGGTCGATCCTGATGCGCGCACCGGTGCTGGATGTGATTGCCAGTCGCCTGCCAACGACGCTGTTTCTGACCACCTATGCGGTGGCCTTGTCCGTGCTGATCGCGGGGCCGCTTGCTTTTGTTGCGGCACTCAACCGGGGGCGCTGGCCAGATGCGGTGATCCGAACCGTCTTTCAGGTCGGTCTGTCGATGCCGGTGTTTTATATTGGACTGATATTGCTCACGTTTCTGGCGGCACAGCTGCGCTGGTTCCCGGTGGGCGGATATGGCGACAGTTTTGCGGAACGGCTCTACCACCTGTTTCTGCCGTCGGTGGCGGTGGCGCTCTACACCTCTGCGATCATCATGCGGAACCTGCGGTCGGCCATCGTTGAGGTGGTGGATGCGGAATATGTTGAATTTGCCCGAGCCAAAGGGCTGTCGGCCTGGCAGATCCTTGGGCGGCACGTGCTGCGAAATGCGCTGATTTCCACAGTCACGCTGCTGGGTTTGTCCATTGGCAACCTAATGAGCGGCACTTTGGTTACCGAGACGGTATTCGCCGTTCCGGGGGTGGGCCGGTTGATGCTGGAGGCGATTTTTGCCCGTGACTATCCGCTGATCCAGGGGCTGACCCTGACCTTTGCCGTGCTGGTGTCGATCGTGTTCCTGCTGACCGATCTGATCCAAAGCGCCCTAGACCCGAGGATGCGCCTGACATGA
- a CDS encoding ABC transporter substrate-binding protein, translated as MTRKLVAAAAALTTVLTTPALAQDRGGVLNFARYDGSTLIDPIYADRNPDIWMVGSLFDTLLRPSQDGNSVVPGLAEAYAVSEEGTTVTLTLREGIKFSDGTPLTGEDVVFSLNRARDADLSPWAGLLGTLDTVANNGNEVTLTLSAPDPTILSMLATFTTGIVSKARFEAADGATDQEKSAAIFAAKNAGVGTGPFYLCGFEQGTSMDFCANEHYWRAGADGKPLPYLEGVHFEIIPDDATRILKLQAGEMDAAEFIPFSRVAELEADQKIDMNLFPSTRIIYSPINTRPTRADGSPNPLADARVRQALNYATNKKALIGLVLQGAGKPMTSPLMAAATQLATETDPLYGYDMDKAKALIAEAGLAPGTEITFTTLAGSADDSTIFAALQQMWAPLGIQLKVEQVDNATRGAKNRTGEFDIHTYGWVNDVNDPSQVTGWLGYFPTAKAVGTGWENEKFNSLFEASATEMDAESRAGQYAEMQSIYAEAAPLLFMYETPFAVAVAKSVSGYVQTPLGNNLFEEASINR; from the coding sequence ATGACAAGAAAACTGGTGGCGGCTGCGGCCGCCCTAACCACAGTGTTGACCACGCCAGCCCTGGCGCAGGATCGCGGCGGCGTACTGAATTTCGCCCGCTATGATGGCTCCACGCTGATTGATCCGATCTATGCTGATCGAAACCCAGATATCTGGATGGTTGGCAGCCTGTTTGATACCTTGCTGCGCCCCAGTCAGGACGGGAACTCCGTCGTGCCTGGCCTCGCCGAGGCCTATGCTGTGTCAGAAGAAGGCACCACCGTGACGCTGACCCTGCGCGAGGGCATCAAATTTTCCGACGGAACACCGCTCACTGGAGAAGATGTGGTGTTTTCGCTGAATCGCGCGCGTGATGCTGATCTGAGCCCTTGGGCGGGTCTTCTCGGTACATTGGATACAGTTGCCAATAATGGAAATGAGGTCACGCTGACGCTTTCGGCGCCCGACCCCACGATCCTGTCGATGCTCGCCACCTTCACGACCGGCATTGTGTCCAAGGCGAGGTTCGAGGCCGCCGATGGCGCGACCGATCAGGAGAAATCCGCTGCTATATTTGCCGCGAAAAATGCTGGCGTCGGTACTGGGCCCTTTTACCTCTGCGGGTTTGAACAAGGGACCTCGATGGATTTCTGCGCCAATGAACACTACTGGCGCGCAGGTGCGGATGGCAAACCGCTGCCCTATCTGGAGGGTGTGCATTTTGAAATCATTCCGGATGATGCCACCCGCATCCTGAAGCTGCAGGCGGGCGAGATGGACGCGGCAGAGTTTATCCCGTTTTCACGCGTGGCTGAGCTGGAAGCAGATCAGAAGATTGATATGAATCTGTTCCCGTCAACCCGGATCATTTATTCGCCGATCAATACGCGTCCGACGCGGGCGGATGGGTCGCCCAACCCGCTGGCCGATGCGCGCGTGCGCCAGGCGCTGAATTATGCCACCAACAAGAAGGCGCTGATTGGCCTTGTGCTGCAGGGCGCTGGCAAGCCGATGACCTCGCCGTTGATGGCGGCTGCGACGCAGTTGGCCACTGAAACCGATCCGCTCTACGGCTATGACATGGACAAGGCAAAGGCGTTGATTGCCGAGGCCGGTCTGGCACCGGGCACTGAGATCACCTTTACCACTTTGGCCGGTTCCGCTGATGACAGCACCATCTTTGCAGCGCTGCAGCAGATGTGGGCGCCTCTGGGCATCCAGCTGAAGGTGGAGCAGGTGGACAATGCCACCCGTGGTGCCAAAAACCGGACGGGTGAGTTCGACATCCACACCTATGGCTGGGTCAATGACGTGAATGATCCAAGTCAGGTCACCGGTTGGCTGGGCTATTTCCCGACAGCGAAGGCGGTTGGCACGGGTTGGGAGAACGAGAAGTTCAACAGCCTGTTCGAAGCCTCGGCGACGGAAATGGATGCAGAGTCCCGCGCTGGCCAATATGCCGAGATGCAATCGATCTATGCAGAGGCGGCGCCATTGCTGTTCATGTATGAGACGCCGTTTGCCGTGGCCGTGGCCAAGAGTGTCAGCGGATATGTGCAGACGCCGTTGGGCAACAACCTGTTCGAGGAGGCGTCGATCAACCGTTGA
- a CDS encoding ABC transporter permease, whose amino-acid sequence MTDATLQSPEATHPQQSRWQIALRKPGFMIGVAIIAVSTLLAIAPGLFAPYDPNFIDYNAVRQPPSWAHPFGTDMLGRDSLSRVISAYSVNMQMAVLATVFAMLIGVTIGALVGYYRGIADMIFGRVVDAVITFPFLVLVIAVVAVLGPGLVNMYIAITVVGWVYYARLMRAEVITQMGNDYASAGVVMGYSDRRVIFRHLLPNAITPVIVYWMTDMSLAILLGSSLGYLGLGAQPPQAEWGVLIAEGRNFITTAWWLSLMPGIAIVLTGIGFSLIGDGLADLLRPRG is encoded by the coding sequence ATGACTGATGCCACACTCCAGTCGCCCGAGGCGACACACCCGCAGCAGAGCCGGTGGCAGATTGCCCTGCGCAAACCCGGCTTCATGATTGGTGTCGCGATTATCGCAGTCTCGACGCTGCTGGCCATCGCGCCGGGGCTGTTCGCCCCATATGACCCCAACTTCATTGACTATAACGCGGTGCGCCAGCCGCCGAGCTGGGCGCATCCCTTTGGCACCGACATGCTGGGCCGGGACAGTTTAAGCCGGGTGATCTCGGCCTATTCGGTGAATATGCAGATGGCAGTTCTGGCCACGGTTTTTGCGATGCTGATTGGCGTCACCATTGGCGCATTGGTCGGATATTATCGTGGTATTGCGGACATGATCTTTGGCCGGGTGGTGGACGCGGTCATCACCTTTCCGTTTCTGGTTCTGGTGATTGCGGTTGTTGCCGTACTGGGGCCGGGACTGGTCAATATGTATATCGCCATCACAGTGGTTGGCTGGGTGTATTACGCACGCCTGATGCGCGCCGAGGTGATCACCCAGATGGGCAACGATTATGCCTCAGCAGGGGTGGTGATGGGGTATTCAGACCGGCGGGTTATTTTTCGCCACCTTCTGCCCAATGCGATCACGCCGGTGATTGTCTACTGGATGACGGATATGTCGCTGGCAATCCTTCTGGGATCATCACTGGGATACCTCGGTCTTGGCGCGCAGCCACCGCAGGCGGAATGGGGTGTGCTGATCGCTGAGGGGCGCAATTTCATCACCACTGCCTGGTGGCTGAGCCTGATGCCGGGCATCGCCATCGTATTAACGGGTATCGGATTTTCATTGATCGGTGACGGGCTGGCTGATCTGCTCCGGCCCCGTGGTTGA